The Camelina sativa cultivar DH55 chromosome 14, Cs, whole genome shotgun sequence genome includes a window with the following:
- the LOC104739360 gene encoding 40S ribosomal protein S15a-1, with product MVRISVLNDALKSMYNAEKRGKRQVMIRPSSKVIIKFLIVMQKHGYIGEFEYVDDHRSGKIVVELNGRLNKCGVISPRFDVGVKEIEGWTARLLPSRQFGYIVLTTSAGIMDHEEARRKNVGGKVLGFFY from the exons ATGGTGAGAATCAGTGTTCTTAACGATGCTCTCAAGAGCATGTACAATGCTGAGAAACGAGGCAAGAGGCAGGTCATGATCAGGCCATCCTCAAAAGTCATTATCAAGTTTCTGATTGTCATGCAGAAGCACG GTTACATCGGTGAGTTTGAGTATGTCGATGACCACAGATCTGGCAAGATCGTCGTTGAATTGAACGGAAGGTTGAACAAGTGTGGCGTTATCAGCCCACGTTTTGATGTTGGTGTCAAGGAAATTGAAGGTTGGACTGCCCGTTTGCTACCTTCTAGACAG TTTGGCTACATCGTCCTGACTACCTCTGCTGGTATTATGGAC CATGAAGAAGCCAGAAGGAAGAATGTCGGAGGCAAGGTTCTCGGCTTCTTCTATTGA